From Sulfuracidifex tepidarius, one genomic window encodes:
- a CDS encoding Lrp/AsnC family transcriptional regulator translates to MSSTTLSEIDYKLIMELQYNFPISERPFLEIGRDLNLTENEVISKIKYLIDNEIIKRVGMYVNFRSKGMVGALVASNISQDNLESFRRLALGIREITHNFVRDHPRFNVWFVIKDYSKEGLAERVREILRKVGCDDYVILFSKKNLKLSVKYDVIRGVSMSGENEVTPDYIPTAEELGIDKEMLKQLSYPLPLVDRPFKEIAERVGKNEEELIDLILRLKKLHVIKDYGATVNGDKVGIRENAMVLITSDNLEESCRSIASNVREATHVVLREADKEWDYLCYAMIHGKDKEVIYSSARKIVEVTSAKSYMMLYSLDNLKPGIVI, encoded by the coding sequence ATGAGTTCGACTACGCTCTCAGAAATTGATTATAAGCTGATTATGGAATTACAGTATAACTTCCCAATCTCAGAGAGACCGTTCTTAGAGATAGGAAGAGACCTAAATTTAACTGAAAATGAAGTCATATCCAAGATAAAATATCTTATAGATAATGAGATTATAAAGAGAGTAGGAATGTATGTCAATTTTAGAAGTAAAGGCATGGTAGGAGCTTTAGTAGCATCGAACATTTCTCAAGATAACTTGGAATCTTTTAGGAGATTAGCATTAGGAATCAGAGAAATTACACACAACTTTGTAAGAGACCATCCAAGGTTTAACGTATGGTTTGTCATAAAAGATTATAGCAAAGAAGGACTGGCAGAAAGAGTTAGAGAGATTCTGAGAAAAGTGGGATGCGACGACTACGTGATTTTGTTTTCAAAGAAAAATCTCAAATTAAGTGTAAAGTATGACGTAATTAGAGGCGTATCCATGAGCGGGGAGAACGAAGTAACGCCTGATTATATACCCACAGCAGAAGAACTAGGTATAGACAAGGAGATGCTCAAGCAGTTATCCTATCCTCTTCCTCTAGTGGATAGACCATTTAAAGAGATAGCCGAGAGAGTTGGTAAGAACGAAGAAGAACTTATAGATTTGATTTTAAGGCTAAAGAAGCTTCATGTAATTAAAGATTACGGAGCTACGGTAAACGGAGATAAAGTAGGAATAAGAGAGAATGCAATGGTTCTAATTACGTCCGATAACCTAGAGGAAAGTTGTAGAAGCATAGCCTCCAATGTAAGAGAAGCTACCCACGTAGTACTTAGAGAAGCTGACAAAGAATGGGACTACTTATGCTATGCTATGATTCATGGAAAAGATAAGGAGGTAATCTATTCTTCTGCAAGAAAAATAGTAGAAGTTACATCGGCCAAAAGTTACATGATGCTTTATAGTTTAGATAATCTAAAACCCGGAATTGTTATTTAA
- the radA gene encoding DNA repair and recombination protein RadA — translation MGEVQENTSKKSIKSIEELSGISQNIINKLQEAGYPTIESIAIASAQDLSVAAGIPLTTAQKIIKEARESLNIKFKTALEVKKERLTVKKITTSSQALDGLLGGGIETRTMTEFFGEYGTGKTQICHQISINVQLPMEKGGLNGKAVYIDTEGTFRWERIEAMAKGQGLDVEQAMNNIYFIRAVNSDHQMAIVDELQEKIVQDPSIKLVIVDSVMAQFRADYTGRENLAARQQKLNKHLHQLTKLAEMYDLAVVITNQVMARPDMFYGDPTTAVGGHTLYHVPGIRLQVKRSRGSKRIARMIDAPHLPEGEVVFEITEEGVRDSQE, via the coding sequence ATGGGAGAAGTTCAAGAGAATACAAGTAAGAAGAGTATTAAATCTATAGAGGAACTTTCAGGAATCAGCCAGAACATAATTAATAAGCTTCAGGAAGCGGGATATCCTACTATAGAGTCTATAGCTATAGCATCAGCCCAGGACTTAAGCGTAGCAGCAGGAATACCTCTAACTACAGCTCAAAAAATAATAAAGGAGGCCAGAGAATCTCTCAATATAAAGTTCAAAACGGCTCTCGAAGTTAAGAAGGAAAGACTAACTGTAAAGAAAATAACCACTAGCAGCCAGGCTCTGGACGGCCTTTTAGGAGGAGGAATTGAAACGAGAACAATGACAGAGTTCTTTGGAGAATACGGGACAGGAAAGACACAAATTTGCCATCAAATAAGTATTAATGTTCAACTTCCTATGGAGAAAGGCGGATTGAATGGAAAGGCAGTATATATAGATACTGAGGGTACTTTCAGATGGGAAAGGATTGAAGCCATGGCAAAAGGCCAAGGTTTAGATGTTGAACAAGCAATGAACAATATTTATTTCATAAGAGCTGTAAATAGTGATCATCAAATGGCTATAGTTGACGAGTTACAGGAAAAAATCGTTCAGGATCCTTCGATAAAATTAGTTATAGTAGATTCTGTAATGGCTCAGTTCAGAGCGGATTATACGGGAAGGGAAAATTTAGCTGCTAGACAGCAAAAATTAAACAAACATCTCCACCAACTCACTAAGTTAGCCGAAATGTATGATTTAGCTGTAGTTATAACGAATCAAGTAATGGCTAGACCAGATATGTTTTACGGAGATCCTACGACTGCAGTAGGCGGACATACTCTATATCATGTGCCAGGGATAAGACTTCAGGTTAAACGGAGTAGAGGAAGTAAAAGAATCGCAAGGATGATAGATGCCCCTCATCTACCCGAAGGAGAAGTGGTATTCGAAATAACAGAAGAAGGAGTAAGAGACTCTCAAGAATAG
- a CDS encoding SAM hydrolase/SAM-dependent halogenase family protein, with protein sequence MIRANNIAILTDFSLSDNYNGVMEGTIRRFNKDVNITYLSGNSKKFNVKSASYLLYTGYRFFPRKTVFLVVVDPGVGTERDALLVKTRNYFFIGPDNGVLYPSIIEDGIVEIRKINNPKVFLSKEISKTFHGRDIFAVSAALLSTGVETEAFGDVKSQNDLYKYELKYYEKINYGLKTKVVYVDNFGNVTLGITSREFKVKENQIYEINVKGLKYKVTSKRTFGYGEENQLIIYSNGYGFLEIGINKGSAYHTLKTSEGDEICLEDYTQGDSSPST encoded by the coding sequence ATGATAAGAGCAAATAACATAGCTATCCTTACGGATTTCAGTCTCTCAGATAATTACAATGGGGTTATGGAAGGTACAATAAGAAGATTTAACAAAGATGTTAATATCACATATTTAAGTGGAAACTCGAAAAAGTTTAATGTTAAGAGCGCTTCATACTTACTTTATACTGGATACAGATTCTTTCCACGAAAAACAGTTTTCCTTGTAGTCGTGGATCCAGGTGTAGGGACTGAAAGAGATGCGTTATTAGTGAAGACACGAAATTACTTTTTCATAGGTCCAGATAACGGAGTTCTTTATCCTTCTATAATTGAAGACGGAATAGTAGAAATAAGGAAAATAAATAATCCCAAAGTCTTCCTTTCTAAGGAAATCTCTAAAACGTTTCATGGAAGAGATATATTTGCTGTTTCCGCAGCTCTTCTATCAACGGGAGTAGAGACTGAAGCTTTCGGAGATGTTAAGAGCCAAAACGATCTATACAAGTATGAATTAAAATATTATGAGAAAATCAATTATGGATTAAAGACTAAGGTCGTTTATGTAGATAATTTCGGGAATGTTACGCTTGGCATCACTTCACGTGAATTTAAAGTGAAAGAAAATCAGATATACGAAATAAATGTTAAAGGATTAAAATATAAAGTAACCTCAAAGAGGACTTTCGGTTACGGTGAAGAGAATCAACTGATTATTTATAGCAATGGGTATGGGTTTCTTGAAATAGGAATTAATAAGGGAAGTGCCTATCATACTCTGAAAACTTCAGAAGGAGATGAGATATGCTTAGAGGACTATACCCAGGGAGATTCCAGCCCTTCCACCTAG
- a CDS encoding prephenate dehydratase, whose protein sequence is MVNSICFLGPIGSFSHQAATMITGEKELIPKGTITDVFNSINDKECHEGLVPIENSLEGPVNETLDNLFYKNLFINLEIEVPINLVLASKNDKFNIVYSHPHAIQECRDYIVRKSLDKVIPVESTSRAAELASVDPNAAAICSEMAARIYNLRILDRNIEDNVNITRFFLISRKETKEGNKSSLIFTVPHTSGSLYHVLGKFYEEKINLSMIYSRPLKSIPWRYYFYVEYEGNKNERLLEKLREVTTSLSFKGSYSKFLNNNSGF, encoded by the coding sequence GTGGTAAACTCAATATGTTTTCTTGGTCCTATAGGCTCATTCTCTCATCAAGCAGCTACTATGATCACTGGTGAGAAAGAACTTATTCCGAAGGGCACAATCACAGATGTATTTAATTCTATAAATGATAAAGAATGTCATGAGGGTTTAGTACCAATTGAGAACTCTCTTGAAGGCCCGGTAAATGAAACCTTAGATAACTTATTTTATAAAAATCTATTTATAAATTTAGAAATAGAGGTTCCTATTAATTTAGTTTTAGCGTCAAAAAATGATAAATTTAATATAGTTTATTCTCATCCACATGCAATTCAAGAATGCAGAGATTATATTGTAAGGAAATCTCTTGATAAGGTAATCCCAGTAGAGAGCACATCCAGGGCTGCAGAGCTGGCCTCTGTTGATCCCAACGCTGCTGCTATATGTTCTGAAATGGCTGCCAGAATCTATAATCTTAGAATTTTGGACAGAAATATTGAAGATAATGTGAATATAACTAGATTTTTCTTAATTTCTAGGAAAGAAACCAAAGAAGGAAACAAGTCTAGCCTCATTTTTACCGTACCGCATACGTCGGGTTCGCTCTATCACGTATTAGGCAAGTTTTATGAGGAAAAGATAAATTTAAGCATGATTTACTCTAGACCATTAAAGAGCATTCCATGGAGATATTATTTTTATGTAGAATATGAAGGAAACAAAAATGAAAGGCTCTTAGAGAAGCTTAGAGAAGTAACAACTTCATTGAGCTTTAAGGGAAGTTATTCCAAATTTTTAAATAACAATTCCGGGTTTTAG
- the ilvA gene encoding threonine ammonia-lyase → MKYLELFDKIIDAKQRVSPYIHETPIEFSSTFSKKTGSNVFLKLENFQKTGSFKVRGAFNKLLSMSPSERAKGVIAVSAGNHAQGVAYASSTLGVKSTIIMPETAPISKYLATRSYGANVILHGKFLHEGVEKANEIMRTTGSIFIHPYDDINVITGQGTLGLELLSVSPDIVVVPIGGGGLISGISIALKAKNPNIKIIGVQTTASPSMRISKESGKLISVEPSFSVADGILVKTPSTLTFDIINELVDDIVLVDDEEISESIFLLAERSKVMVEGAGAASLAAILNDKIRIPSANSKVVSIISGGNIDMSLFVNIIEKMLYISKRVVKIKVIVPDKPGYLNKILSNVVKVRGNIIDIVHDRISSDVPPGFTKIYITFEVPSRENINSFVNEMVSEGIETKFVE, encoded by the coding sequence ATGAAATACTTGGAACTATTTGATAAAATAATTGACGCAAAACAAAGAGTTTCACCTTACATTCATGAGACGCCCATCGAGTTTTCCTCTACTTTTTCCAAGAAAACAGGAAGTAATGTGTTCTTAAAACTAGAGAATTTTCAGAAAACTGGATCTTTTAAAGTTAGAGGAGCTTTCAATAAGCTTCTCTCAATGTCACCGAGTGAGAGGGCTAAGGGTGTAATTGCCGTATCTGCAGGAAACCATGCACAAGGAGTAGCTTACGCATCATCAACTCTTGGGGTTAAATCGACCATAATAATGCCTGAAACTGCGCCTATCTCAAAATACTTAGCTACAAGATCCTATGGAGCAAATGTGATTCTTCATGGGAAGTTCCTTCATGAGGGAGTAGAGAAGGCTAATGAAATTATGAGAACTACAGGAAGCATATTCATTCATCCCTATGACGATATTAACGTAATAACAGGTCAAGGAACCTTGGGATTAGAACTTCTTAGTGTTTCTCCCGATATAGTAGTAGTTCCAATAGGAGGAGGTGGGTTAATATCAGGAATAAGTATAGCACTGAAGGCTAAAAATCCTAACATCAAGATAATAGGTGTTCAAACCACAGCTTCACCTTCCATGAGAATCTCTAAGGAGTCTGGAAAACTCATTTCGGTTGAACCCTCTTTTTCTGTTGCAGATGGTATTCTGGTTAAGACGCCTTCAACACTAACATTTGACATAATTAATGAGCTAGTAGACGATATAGTTTTAGTTGATGATGAGGAGATAAGTGAGAGTATATTCCTCCTTGCCGAAAGGTCAAAGGTGATGGTAGAGGGAGCCGGAGCAGCTTCTTTAGCAGCCATACTTAACGACAAGATAAGGATTCCTTCTGCTAATTCTAAGGTAGTTTCAATTATAAGTGGAGGAAATATTGACATGAGTCTATTTGTAAATATTATAGAAAAGATGTTGTATATATCTAAGAGAGTAGTAAAAATAAAGGTAATAGTACCGGATAAGCCAGGATATCTTAATAAAATCCTAAGTAACGTGGTCAAGGTCAGAGGTAATATAATAGACATCGTTCATGATAGAATAAGCAGTGACGTTCCTCCAGGATTTACAAAAATATACATTACATTTGAGGTTCCTAGCAGAGAGAACATAAATTCCTTCGTAAATGAAATGGTGAGTGAAGGGATAGAGACTAAATTTGTTGAATAA
- a CDS encoding acyl-CoA thioesterase — MYKLETFYNVFPWHTNHFGSLHGGIYMNWLVDTAGVLMSSVSKGNYLLASVDSIFLIKPARIGDIVRVVAEVTGAWNTSIEVRVKGCISKEGKEKEELGAFSYMTLVATDEQNRPRKINIDGFRNGEESEKRREKRLQRRKQAMLDNEDILSDMTFSRSYTRTIYPEHAFGNGILYAGKMYTMLDEAMAVVAKMYSKGNVFTVSTGYADFLTPVKVGDILEIQGAVEYTGNTSLDVGGKVFAIDYFEQKKRLVTNTVFSFVAIDENNKPRPIEKITPSTEKEKRRFEARLKEREERIKDSKAVQSSFTCN, encoded by the coding sequence ATGTATAAATTAGAAACTTTCTACAATGTTTTCCCTTGGCATACTAATCATTTCGGTTCATTACACGGAGGAATATACATGAATTGGTTAGTAGATACTGCAGGGGTTTTAATGTCATCAGTAAGCAAAGGAAATTACTTATTAGCATCCGTGGATTCCATTTTTCTAATTAAACCTGCAAGAATAGGAGATATAGTAAGAGTCGTGGCTGAGGTCACTGGCGCATGGAACACTTCAATTGAAGTCAGAGTTAAAGGTTGTATAAGCAAGGAAGGGAAGGAAAAGGAAGAGCTCGGTGCTTTCAGTTACATGACGTTGGTTGCCACAGATGAGCAAAACAGACCTAGGAAAATAAATATTGATGGTTTTCGTAATGGGGAGGAGAGCGAGAAGAGGAGAGAGAAGAGATTACAAAGGAGAAAGCAGGCAATGCTAGATAATGAAGACATCTTGAGTGATATGACGTTTTCTAGATCTTATACAAGGACAATTTATCCTGAACATGCGTTTGGAAATGGAATACTATATGCTGGAAAAATGTATACAATGCTAGACGAGGCTATGGCAGTAGTAGCCAAGATGTACTCTAAGGGAAACGTGTTCACTGTCTCTACAGGGTACGCAGATTTCCTGACTCCTGTGAAAGTAGGAGATATACTTGAAATTCAAGGGGCAGTAGAATATACTGGAAACACCTCACTAGATGTAGGAGGAAAGGTCTTCGCGATAGATTACTTTGAACAAAAGAAGAGGCTGGTAACTAATACTGTGTTCTCTTTCGTTGCTATCGACGAAAATAACAAACCTAGGCCTATAGAGAAAATAACGCCTTCAACTGAGAAAGAGAAGAGAAGATTTGAGGCTAGACTAAAGGAAAGAGAAGAAAGAATAAAGGACTCCAAAGCGGTTCAAAGTTCATTTACGTGTAACTGA
- a CDS encoding NOL1/NOP2/sun family putative RNA methylase, giving the protein MVTTPEDYLRRYERIFDYSSLQSDPSLSRRFHVMDYMVSRYLEIFREKEEASYFLESCSFPLKKTIRYNSLRVSKSTFEKIMKEKRFQLKMIEDVEIGYEVIRSPSKPSLGASLEYLKGFYHIQSKSSMIPPLLLSPSVKDSILDMAAAPGSKTSEIAQLLGNGGSIVALEKSRRRVKSLLSNINRLGVLNTIIVRTDAINLTKTPLRFDEILLDAPCSGEGIIYKDQSRRNKTSPTDLKSLALNQLKLVKAAYDLLDSGGRMVYSTCSIGPEEGEFVVNYAVSELDMKVVKSSKFSFSSGITDFNNVKFDESVSSCIRIYPHLHGSEGFFICLLKKD; this is encoded by the coding sequence ATGGTTACTACACCAGAGGATTACTTAAGACGTTATGAAAGAATTTTCGATTATAGCTCTTTGCAATCGGATCCTTCTTTGAGCAGGAGATTTCATGTCATGGATTACATGGTATCTAGGTATTTAGAGATATTTAGAGAAAAGGAAGAAGCTTCATACTTTCTGGAGAGCTGTAGTTTTCCCTTAAAGAAGACAATCAGGTATAACTCATTAAGAGTTTCTAAATCTACTTTTGAAAAAATAATGAAAGAAAAACGGTTTCAATTGAAGATGATAGAAGATGTAGAAATAGGATATGAGGTGATTAGATCTCCGAGTAAACCGTCGCTTGGGGCATCCCTAGAGTATTTAAAAGGTTTCTATCATATTCAGTCCAAATCCTCTATGATACCCCCTCTGTTACTCTCCCCATCAGTAAAGGACTCAATCTTAGATATGGCAGCTGCTCCGGGGAGCAAAACATCGGAAATAGCACAGCTCTTGGGCAATGGAGGATCTATAGTAGCTCTAGAGAAATCAAGAAGGAGAGTTAAATCATTACTAAGCAATATTAATAGATTAGGAGTTTTAAATACTATAATAGTTAGAACAGACGCTATTAATCTTACAAAAACTCCTCTCAGGTTCGATGAGATCTTGCTAGATGCACCTTGTTCTGGAGAAGGGATAATCTATAAAGATCAGTCAAGGAGAAACAAGACATCTCCTACAGATCTTAAAAGTTTAGCTTTGAATCAATTAAAGCTTGTTAAGGCGGCTTATGATTTATTAGATAGTGGGGGAAGGATGGTTTACTCGACATGCAGTATAGGCCCTGAGGAAGGGGAATTCGTGGTCAACTATGCAGTTTCGGAGCTTGATATGAAAGTTGTGAAATCAAGTAAATTCAGTTTCTCCAGTGGCATAACGGATTTCAATAACGTCAAATTCGACGAAAGTGTATCGTCTTGTATCAGGATATATCCACATCTGCATGGTTCTGAGGGGTTCTTTATATGTCTTCTAAAGAAAGATTAA
- a CDS encoding HIT family protein, whose translation MQNLWAPWRSTYIQNASKNTEVNDCLFCRVTREDNDKRNYIVKRSKFSFMILNAYPYNTGHVMVVPYRHVPSIDLLSDDEVIDLFHLVKDSMNSIRNSYNPHGFNIGINIGRVAGAGIENHVHVHIVPRWNGDSNFMPVVSNTKVISETLEDTYVKLSKYWEKE comes from the coding sequence ATGCAGAATTTATGGGCTCCATGGAGGTCAACTTATATTCAGAACGCCTCTAAAAATACTGAAGTGAATGACTGTCTTTTCTGTAGGGTAACGCGTGAAGATAACGATAAACGAAACTATATTGTAAAGCGAAGTAAATTTTCTTTTATGATATTAAACGCGTATCCTTATAACACAGGTCATGTAATGGTAGTTCCTTATAGGCATGTTCCATCTATTGATCTTTTATCTGACGATGAAGTTATTGACTTATTTCATTTAGTAAAAGATAGCATGAACTCAATCAGAAATTCCTATAATCCGCACGGTTTTAACATAGGAATAAACATAGGCAGAGTCGCCGGAGCCGGCATAGAAAACCACGTTCACGTTCACATAGTTCCTAGATGGAATGGTGATTCTAACTTCATGCCGGTCGTATCTAATACAAAGGTAATTTCTGAGACTTTAGAAGACACATACGTAAAGTTATCAAAGTATTGGGAAAAAGAATGA
- a CDS encoding NAD(P)/FAD-dependent oxidoreductase: MNKFDVVIVGGGPAGLFTAYEMAISGASKKYNVVLIDKGVRALKRTCPLMSPKEKCTFCNPCHITYGIGGAGTYSSGIINLRPDIGGELQEIVRSWDEAQNLINYVDDVLVKFGAPKDRLFEPDMEKVLEVQKKAAKVGAEFVPIRQRHIGTDKTPIVIENMTNFVESEGVKVWELTDVMEIQKVGNKFSIKTSKGEIESNIVMAGPGRAGAKWFFDQAKKLGLDMVPGPLDIGVRVETEKFVTEELTKAVWDPKVIMYSKKYDDKVRTFCVNPGGFIMKEVYDDGTIGVNGETYADRKSNNTNFAFLTTIKLSDPLEDTIEYGKSIARLMTRLGGERPILQRLIDFEKGRRSTWERIERSTVKPTLRDVTPGDISMGLPYRVISNLVEGLERLDNIAPGIYSSNTLLYAPEIKYYSMKAVVDRNMETVIDNLFAAGDGTGLSRGINVAAATGVLAARGILLKLGILS, from the coding sequence ATGAACAAATTTGATGTTGTAATCGTAGGTGGAGGCCCTGCAGGTCTTTTCACAGCTTACGAGATGGCAATAAGTGGAGCATCAAAGAAGTACAATGTTGTCCTGATAGATAAAGGAGTGAGAGCTCTGAAGAGGACTTGCCCTCTGATGTCTCCAAAAGAGAAATGTACGTTTTGTAATCCATGCCACATAACTTACGGAATAGGAGGTGCCGGAACATATAGTAGCGGAATAATAAATCTGAGACCCGATATAGGAGGTGAACTACAAGAGATAGTCAGAAGTTGGGATGAAGCGCAGAACCTGATAAATTATGTCGATGATGTCCTAGTAAAATTCGGGGCACCGAAAGATAGACTTTTCGAACCCGACATGGAGAAAGTTTTAGAGGTACAGAAGAAAGCTGCGAAGGTTGGAGCTGAATTTGTACCGATAAGACAGAGACATATAGGTACAGATAAGACACCGATAGTAATAGAAAACATGACTAACTTCGTTGAAAGTGAAGGGGTAAAGGTTTGGGAACTTACAGATGTCATGGAAATACAGAAGGTAGGGAATAAGTTCTCTATAAAGACTAGTAAAGGGGAAATAGAATCAAACATCGTTATGGCTGGCCCTGGTAGAGCTGGAGCTAAATGGTTCTTCGATCAGGCTAAGAAACTCGGATTAGATATGGTTCCTGGTCCTCTGGATATTGGAGTGAGAGTAGAAACTGAAAAATTCGTTACGGAGGAGCTAACTAAGGCTGTCTGGGATCCGAAGGTAATAATGTACTCAAAGAAATACGATGACAAAGTAAGAACTTTCTGTGTAAATCCTGGAGGGTTCATAATGAAGGAAGTTTACGATGACGGAACTATAGGCGTAAATGGAGAAACATACGCAGATAGAAAGAGTAATAATACAAATTTTGCATTTCTAACTACAATAAAGCTTTCCGATCCCCTTGAGGATACTATAGAATATGGAAAAAGCATAGCGAGATTGATGACCAGATTGGGAGGAGAAAGGCCAATCCTTCAGAGACTCATAGATTTTGAAAAGGGAAGAAGAAGTACATGGGAAAGAATAGAAAGATCTACAGTGAAACCTACCTTAAGAGATGTAACTCCAGGTGATATAAGCATGGGACTTCCTTATAGAGTAATAAGTAACTTAGTAGAAGGCTTAGAGAGACTAGACAACATAGCGCCAGGGATTTATTCGTCTAACACTTTGTTATATGCTCCAGAGATAAAATACTATAGTATGAAGGCTGTAGTAGACAGAAACATGGAAACAGTAATAGATAACTTGTTTGCTGCAGGAGATGGTACAGGCCTATCCAGAGGAATAAACGTAGCGGCAGCAACAGGTGTGTTAGCGGCAAGAGGAATTCTCCTCAAACTTGGCATTCTAAGCTGA
- a CDS encoding nicotinamide-nucleotide adenylyltransferase, with protein sequence MLRGLYPGRFQPFHLGHLGVLKWSLEKVDELIVLVGSAQESHTLTNPFTAGERIEMIRQTLEENRIDLTRIMIIPIPDILMNSIWAYHVGMYVPSFSILFARNPLVIRIFKEAGYKTMIPPAFDREKYNSTLIRKLIITNGEWKDLVSESTYSFIKSIKGDERLKEIVGTDK encoded by the coding sequence ATGCTTAGAGGACTATACCCAGGGAGATTCCAGCCCTTCCACCTAGGTCACTTAGGGGTTTTAAAGTGGAGCCTTGAAAAAGTAGACGAGCTGATAGTGTTAGTAGGCAGTGCTCAGGAGAGCCACACTTTGACTAATCCGTTTACTGCAGGAGAAAGAATAGAGATGATACGTCAGACATTAGAAGAGAATAGAATAGACCTCACAAGAATTATGATAATACCAATACCAGATATTCTAATGAATAGCATTTGGGCATACCACGTAGGAATGTATGTTCCTTCTTTTTCAATACTCTTTGCTAGAAACCCTCTAGTAATCAGAATATTTAAAGAAGCTGGATATAAAACAATGATTCCACCGGCTTTTGATAGAGAGAAATACAATTCAACTTTAATCAGAAAATTAATCATTACTAATGGAGAATGGAAGGATCTAGTTTCAGAAAGTACATATTCTTTTATAAAGTCAATAAAAGGAGATGAAAGATTAAAAGAGATAGTCGGAACTGATAAGTGA
- the cyaB gene encoding class IV adenylate cyclase — translation MIEREVKLKLKSPSLEELEKLLERRSVKLDEEVQEDIYFNYKYRDFKDSDEAVRLRKSNNEYELTYKGPKTGNYGKSREEITVRISEKDVQNINIIMERIGLYKAFTVKKTRKNFKIDSYIISLDRVEGLGDFVEVEGQDVTESQLKDFFQKFIDDFQIKGEVTNISYLELLLRGYDKSK, via the coding sequence ATGATAGAAAGAGAAGTCAAGCTAAAGCTTAAATCTCCCTCTCTTGAGGAACTGGAAAAGCTTCTTGAAAGGAGATCAGTAAAACTGGACGAAGAAGTCCAAGAGGATATATACTTTAACTACAAATACAGAGATTTCAAAGATTCAGATGAAGCTGTAAGGTTAAGGAAGTCTAACAACGAATATGAACTGACATACAAAGGCCCGAAAACAGGAAATTATGGAAAGAGCAGAGAGGAAATAACAGTTAGAATATCCGAAAAGGACGTACAAAACATTAACATAATCATGGAGAGAATTGGATTATATAAAGCATTTACAGTGAAGAAGACTAGAAAGAACTTCAAAATAGACTCTTATATTATTTCTTTAGATAGAGTTGAAGGTTTGGGAGATTTCGTAGAAGTTGAAGGACAGGATGTGACAGAGAGTCAACTGAAGGACTTCTTTCAGAAATTCATAGATGATTTCCAAATAAAAGGGGAAGTAACAAATATCTCCTATCTAGAACTTCTATTGAGAGGTTATGATAAGAGCAAATAA